In Palaemon carinicauda isolate YSFRI2023 chromosome 1, ASM3689809v2, whole genome shotgun sequence, the genomic stretch CCCCgtctcttggggcacagcatccAAAGACTGCTAGCTGGCCTCCGTTCGACTACAGGTAAGCCCCATTCTCGTTTAGTTGCCTGAATACTGTACTGTACggtatattatttttgtattctgTTATGTCTCCATCCCCCTTGCAAGGGGTAGTTGGGTCCTGTCTGGGTCTCAATGTGCATGAGGGTTTACCCACTCTTATACTTTCCCAGATAAAGTCACAGTACTAGTTTCCACTCCGTTACCGTGGCTGCACAGGTCGTCAATCATGTTATGGATTGACAGGACAATGGTTCAGGAGGTGTCAGGATATTTTCCCATGATCTCTAGAGCTAGGATATGTTATCCGAGGCAAAGTTCTTCAGTCTGTTGAAAAGGACTTTCACCCACCTTATGGTGAGTCTCGTCTGTAAAGAACGgaggtttgtatttgtgcaggaacaaatgacaaatttggaagtaatttgtatttttcctaactatgcaaacctgagttctttacacaTACTTGTCCAGCCATTACCCTCCCCTTAGAAGCCacgcctgcaatcaaaagtgagctCAGCTACTGGGTGAGTGTGTGAATGGGCTGGCTTGTCTATCTCCTTGCTAACTAGTGAATGGTCATTGACACCTCTCATTAAAGTTTTTATGGCTAAATCAGCTTGTGCTAAATTATATATCCTACGTAAataattcaggtttgtatagttaggaaaaatacaaattgcttccaaatttatcatttcaGTCACATGATGAGATGAGCAGTGATGAAGAATTGAACATTAATCAGTCCAAAGATGAAATTGACAGAGCCACTCATAATAGTTCATCAGGAATTCATCCAGATATTTCATCCTTATCATCTAAGGGATCAGATTCAGAAAGTGGACCTGGATATAGTCCCAGTTCCCAAAGGTTTAACAGATCACACGAGGAACGTCATATAACTTACCGTACTAAGTGTACTAGTAAAGATTTTCCTGTAGGCACCAGAAAAGGTCCTCTTACTCCTGAAAAGGGAAGTCCTGGTAGGAAAATATACCCTGATTTGAGGCAGCAAGATAGGAGACGGGGACGAGTAATGCCCCTTGTTTATATTGTATTTGTAATGTTGATTATGTTTTGCCTTATAACTTTTTATGTATCACTGAAAAATGTGGAAGAGGGCTCATGTTCAGAACCTTATGTAAAGCCAATTGAAAAAGTGTATAGTGATATTAAAGAGGAGTTGAAGTTAATCAATTCAGAATTTACACAAACACGGCATTTTTGGGTTCAGTTGATTGGACAGTTAGAAACTATAATGAAAGACAATCCAAGCCAGCCAGCTGTAATTCTTTCCGTGGTTCCTGAAGGTGCAGAACAGACAGCTGTATGCTTGCTTCATAGAATTAGTCAAGCCATTAGTGATGGATTTGAAGGTAAGTTATCattagctgtattttttttttaatagtaaaccCATCATTCATCTTGAACCTAAGTTGCTTTTTCCGACTGGAACTTTGGCCACAAGTAATTTAGTTATTGTGTGTGGTTATTCTAAGAATTTTAAATGTTTGTCTTCCAAATTTGTAAAACTCAGATTTTGTGGGGACTGCAAAGTGAATAAGTTCCTGTCAGTAAAAGTAGGTCCTCATTTGAAATACATGCTGTTTAGAGGACTCATATGTATTTGACTGACTCGTACAATGTGCAGTGTGTAGCTGTTTATCAGAGGTGTATACTGTATGTCTAACTACTTACGTTTATTCTTATGAAACTCTCTTAATGTTCATACTGTATTACTTTTACTCAAAGCTGTGTTGACATATAccccaaaatataaaatatagatttcTCCT encodes the following:
- the LOC137654075 gene encoding torsin-1A-interacting protein 2-like yields the protein MDSLATARPGLKPRDNKSPTHPGSPPRTRNKASEGRSPVRTKKPESHDEMSSDEELNINQSKDEIDRATHNSSSGIHPDISSLSSKGSDSESGPGYSPSSQRFNRSHEERHITYRTKCTSKDFPVGTRKGPLTPEKGSPGRKIYPDLRQQDRRRGRVMPLVYIVFVMLIMFCLITFYVSLKNVEEGSCSEPYVKPIEKVYSDIKEELKLINSEFTQTRHFWVQLIGQLETIMKDNPSQPAVILSVVPEGAEQTAVCLLHRISQAISDGFEDRGFVMYDVKSEIQKSFQHLKRDLYQNLLRLESAHAAIVHNVEKIPGEAAMTFHAFCDNENAPFKQAVIILVIHIPGRYENLSWERLENTIDDYLMGVWGEQLLEKDVSAIVSRVANAPVLIKPETAETLDHVCEGL